The sequence below is a genomic window from Cucumis melo cultivar AY chromosome 5, USDA_Cmelo_AY_1.0, whole genome shotgun sequence.
GATGTAATGCTTCTATAACactatatataataataacCTAACACTATTTCAAACTCTTATTTATCATCgtgtttactattttcttttttaatttacttcaaacatatattattaccgtctgaactaaaataattaataccTTAAATCTAAACTATTGCATGTAACCCAATCAAACTATAATAAGCTAGAATTATAATAGTGAAGCCCTAAACACCATCTTGGTATGTGGGGTGTTGAGTACGTTCTTATTGATTAAATGGTATGTGGATTAGGATACAAACAATTTTAGTATAGTTATAATATCGTGTGATTGGAATGCAAAGTATTTTATTAGTTTAAGTAGAAAATAATAATCGTGgtaataaaaaggaaaatgaataTAAGTAGAAATTTGTGACCATTGAATAAATCCAAGTTAAGTGTGTTTAGCTTTAAAGTTTCAATGAATGGGCTATCAATTTTTAACTATTGTTGAGTAAGTAAAAAAACACTTTGTATATATGTAGTAGCTATCGATATTTATAAACCTTTCTTAACTATGTTTTCTTATTCTCGTGAATTTAAGTATCACgatgaaagaagaaaataataataataatatatacaattcCACACCTTTTGGTGGTGTTTCATACAAGAAGATATAAAAGAATGagaatataaaattttcttGTGGCCACTGCTATAACTTTGTTTTTTAGAGTGAATGTTGATTGATTGGTTGTTTCTAATTTGTAGTGAAAAAATGGTATATCCTCCCTATTAGtcataaaagatatttttaaaatattataaatacaacaaaatttaaTGGTGAATAAACTATATCACTCTATTATTAATTGATCTACATTTGAACGGAGACTCTTCTAAAGTTAATTAGATCAAAATTTTGTAATACCCATGACTTTTATActttaatataatttgtttttattttaggCCAAACTTTGCTATATTCACAAACTGTTGGACTACTTAAGTATTATAAAAAGGCAAGAAAACATAACTTCCaagaaaataaaagagagaaaaaaaaaaagtcagtTAGTCTACAGTTTACATCAATTCCCAAAATTTCTCCATACCACTGTACATTATTCTCATTTCATCaacaaattgttttttttttttttttttatcatctaaaGTTCAAACCCTGTGTGTGTTTAGTTCAAACCCTGTGTGTGTTTTTTATATATGTGTAAGAAAAAAACTAAGAGAGAGAGAATTATTAGAACAGTAAGAAGAAGGCAAAATTTGATTCGTGAGCTAGCTTAGGGAGCATGATCATCCATGAGACGGTGTCGTCTAGGGTCAGTGATCTTGATCTTCCAATGAGCATCAGCAAAAGTGGAGTTATTTCTTGCAATTCTTCTccattttcttattcttgaaTCCATCTTCTTTGTAAGACCACAAAAATGTTGTAATTCAGTGGGCATGGATTCATAAATTTGCCACCATTTTGCATGGGCTGAATCACTTGCAAATATTTGGTGATCTTCCATGTCCCAGTTGCAATCATAATCTTTGTAACACATCCATGGCTTTAACCCCAGATAATGTATTGCATAAGGATCTGTACCTtacacaaagaaagaaaaaacaaacaaattaaacaGTATTATTATTCAAAGTCTCACGAAGAAATTCAATTCAAACCTTTTGTGTATCTGTGTTTTAAACTTTGTCTCGTCTTTGATAACTTATTTGGTTTTCAGATAatgatttgatttttgttttttttatgatCATGTGTTTGATAGTCACTTTAGGTTTTGATtatggtttttttaaaattattggggttttttttttttatagaatttaAGGTTTGAATACTTTGGAtaaattcaaaaaattaaaacaaaccTTTTAGACCCTTTCTAATTTTTATGAGAATTTTAGATTTACAAAATAgataataaagtaaataaaaaaataggtCAATAAGAATGACTTAgagtttataaatttaattttcataaaccaaaattactttgttttttattttctatttaaaaaagtAAGCTTAGTTTTCTTGACTTATTATATCAAActcttaaatatttttttaaaaataattgatctaaaatttgaaatctaataaaagaaattgaaacATCTATGATTGTCTACTAATTAATGTGAAGTGCATCAGTGTTTATCAATGTTTAATATCGATAAATTATCTTTTCTTAAGTAAAAGTGAAAAAATTGAACAAATATTAATTAGAAACTAGTTAAACAAAGACTAAACTCAATTAACTTTTAACCCTCATACCAAATAGTTAACAAAACTGATTCCAAAACCTAAAACCTAAAAATTATGAACCAAATCTAAGATATATAAACCCACAAAGTCAAGATTAAGCGTACCTGAATCATTTTCACTGTTTTCCTTCAGAAAGATCTTGAGATAGTTGACTCTAGAAGGAAGTCTATGCCACCAAGTAAAAACTTCATTCAAAAACCCTTGATCCCCACCATTATAAGACTTCAATTCAAAGCTTTTCTCCATCAATTCCTCAAACAAACAAGCAGATGGCTCAACAATCATAACCCCTGAATTGAACCTCATTTTATTATTAGCAGCAGCAGAGAGCTGAGGCAGAGCAAAGAACTGATCGATGTTTTTAAGAACCAATAGATCAGCATCAATGAACACGATTTTGTCGTACATCGTCAGCTGCCATATTCGTAGCTTGCTGTAGTTCCATTCGTTGTATGAGCCTTTCTCGGAAAACGGGCTGCGAATGCGATCAATTCTCATGACATACCAACCTGCGTCCTTGAGTGCTTGAATAGAGTTGGGGGAAATGGAGTTGTCGGCTAAGAGGATGAGGTCTTTGGATGTGTTGGTTTGGAGAAGGCTTTGAGCTAGAGCAATGGCTCCACAAACATATGCCTCTGAGGAGTGGAGGATTGTCACATAGGCTTGTTTTGGTTTGTGGTAATGGGTTGTTGTCGAATTGGTTTTTGGTGGTTTTTGTAACATGAAGTGTCTCCATACTTCTCTCCctggaaaaaacaaaaacaatgtATAGCATATTATTATGATTCGATTCGAATCGAAAAGTTAGTGACACTATATATTCTAAATTCTACTAATATAATATTTCAGAATGTTTGAATATTAGTCAAATGAGCTACACACTATAGCCTTACCCATGAATGAAGCACACCTTGGaaagaatataaatatataacacttaaatttaaataaaatcttCTCCAGACAATAAATATAAAAGTAAATTTCAAGTTCTTTTACCTAAATTTCTTTGTAGTTCTATCTCATTTTGAACGTcctttaatttaaataaaaatttgtcaaGACTACAAATATAAAACATAAACTttagatcaaaattttcaaacactTCAACCATGAGATAGGGGAAGTTATAATGTTTTCATGTAAGTGTGTGTTGATAACAtgatagatatatatgatctaAACAAAATCGAGTCTTGTTCAATATAATTAGGGTTTACCCAAATTATAATAATCTCTATCCCCTCTCTTAATCTTAATGTACATTATTAATCGAGATAATGAtagaaactttttaaaatattagtttCGAATTCGTTAAGCACTCAGGAATAAGTAACATATTTTTTCTTAAGTTGGGATCGGAGATTTAAATTCTCGTATATTATACTAAACCtaatatattaaatttcaaAGAACGAAATTATATATTACATATAAGTTTAGAAGAAGGAGATTCATATTTTGATTTAATGTAATAAGAATCAGATAGAGCAATAGAAATGAAAAAATGGCTAAAACAGAAAGTAATTTTGTTTGCAAAAATATGTGTGTGGTTCCCATGAACAATTAATAACTAACCAAacttagtaaaagaaaaaaaacaataaagcaATAATTGACTTCCCAAAATCTCCAGATTTTCAGAAAAGCGTTTCTGTTTACTACAAATTAAACGTCACATACTAAATTAAACAATTTATGAGCCAAATAATACAATTAAAAATAACTTTAGATCATAGGAAAagattaatataattataaaaaagaaattatatagAAACTAGATAGTGTATAGTTAACTATATGAAATTCATTGTTCATTATCGATtaagaattttagaaaaatggttCATGATTCTCTTAATTTCTAAATAATATAAGCATATAAAATGGCAGTGACTTGAATTAAAAACCTAGAAGAATTAGGAAAAACAATGcaagaaaaaaagtaaataaaattaaaattgaaagaaaatgggtttttatggaaaatgaagaaaagaaaaaacgaaCCTGTCCGAGCATAAACAGGCGCAAGCTGGCATGATCCAAAAGGCAATAAAATTTTTTGTTTCAATCTCTTAATCTCCGGTTTATAAACCCAAACATTCTCCACCGTTCGATCATCCTTAATCACAAGATCATCACACCTGAAAATCTCTCTCATCGCTCCACATTCTCCCAAAAACACAACGTACACCGTCCGGTATATTTCCTCCTCCACCCACCCACTCGCCACCGCCACTCTTGCCGCAGCAAGATTCGCCTGAAGCCGAAATACATCTCTACTCGTTAAGATTCCTCTCTTACACGGTATCCTCAAAACGACAATGTTTAAATCAGAGTAATCTTCTGTTTTTGGCATCGGAATGTTCGGACATTTCGGCGATGATTTGTATTTCTCATCTTCATCAATCCACTCCGGAAACAATCTCTCCCATTCGAATTCCTTTTCGATTCGATCAAAATCTATTGTTACCGTCTCGATTCTACTTCTTCGGTTTTCGATTAAGCCGAGGAGATGTAATGTATCGTGAATTTCGTCTTTGTCGTCGGTGCTTATGTTGATTAAACCGATTTTGATGGTTTCTTGAAATTCGCTGTCGATGACGGTGGGGATTTCGCGTAGGCTGTTGGTGATGGTGGTGGAGTTGGAGTTGGAGTTGGAGGAGAGGAGAGTGAAGGAGATGAGGAATAAAAAACAAAGGAGGAGGAtaaagaagaggaagatgaagaaaagaATTAAGGAGGAGGATCTTGATCGTCTTAACTTGTTGATGAATTTGAAGAGATTTTGCGATGACGACGATGATGATGACGACgacgatgatgatgatgaagacgGAGAATGAGATTGAGGAAGGGAATTGAGAAGGGGTTGCTTTCTAGTGAAGAAGGCCATGGAAAACGGTGAGAAATTAGAGAGAGGAGAGACAAAGGAAGGGGGGGTTTTAGAAAAAGAATGGGCGTTGGGGATTTTGCATGGCGGGACGGGCCGTTGAAGTTGTTATTTGGATGAACCGAATTTCCatcctttcttttttattttatatattatttttttatttttttatttatatttaatttatatatatatatatatatatatatatatatatatatatatatattaaattatagaGATATATTTTGGGATTTTTGTTGCCATTTCAATATTTACTTTTTGTACATTTCAGTTACACTTACCTTTGTATATCTCCTCAAATTGTTTGATCATAATTTATCACGTGACaaattcttttgttatttttatgcATGTCGTTTTATCAGTCATAGatttttatctcttttctcCTAATTGATTTGTCATATTGGGTGATTGACTTTAAGGGATAATTTGAAGGGTTAAAATAATGTCATCATGATCACTGAAAATCTAAAGAGTGTAGAAATGCATCAAGAATTGAGGATGAACTAATAAAAAATGAGtatagaaatgataaaaaagagGATTGAGAGTTGAAGATTGTGTGTATCACACCCCCTCTCAAACTACCTACTCTCGACGTAGGAGGCGGTGTGAAGCTAGCAAATCTTGTCTCTAGATACTTGACGACATCTGTCGACCTGATCCTAACTAAACAGCTAAGTTTAATTTATATGCAACTTTAGAATCTAATTAGTGAGTCGTTACTACTCACAACAATACTTTATAGATTCAACAAGTCGTTAATAtaagtatatatgatatgatGCTAAGATAAACATTGCAACGTTACAAACCAACTCCTATATGAAATTCAATAACAAATGCAACTTGACAAGTATGTCCCTAATACATGTTCAAGCATTTTCACTTGCATGCAGATATATTTACAATACACAAACTCAACTCGTAACAACTAACCACTAGTTGCAAGTGTGTTAAACAACAAGACTGGTACAACAGACTAGCGACAACAAGTCAAGCTCGGGAGTCATGATCTCTTCCAAGAAAGTGGAATTTATCGAAATCTTTAGCCTTCAAACTATATTATCAATCTTAtttttaagtatatatatatatatgagtggATCTAGATAACGATCTAGATAGTATTGTTTGAATGTCTTTGATAATATTTAACGAATAGATatcatattttattatatatcaaCTAATAGAAAAAATATCAACCAATTGCTAATTCAAGTAAAACACCATTGAAAAAACTATAATCAAAACTTTAGAGCACAGTTAAAATCAATTTCGAACTTAGATAACCATACATTGTTAATTACTCAAAATTTGTTATTATATAGTATGTTAGAACAAAACTCATTACCTAAAAACAATGAATATGTATAATTTAGTAAGTGATTCTAAGTGTATCGTTCACTAATATATAATCAAActaataatttttataattacagtgaattcatatttatttataaaacttTAAAAACATTATTGCAAAATTATCCACAAACTAacccaaaaaaaattgaaaaattaaaaatgctgtgtttatttttctaaaaggttgaaaatatgtatataccaaaacaaaacaagaaaagaTATACGGAATACATTTTAAGTATAAACatttaaaactattttataaattatggtaaattctattaaatttttcatttaagtttattcGTTAAATTTTATAcatagttatatatatatatataaagagttTTTGTATCATTTATTTTGAAAGGAATATAAACCATTATCTTTGACTATTGTGCTATATAATTGCATCATTGAATGTAGTTGAATATATAGAAGATTATCCCAACCCAATAATCATTTCAAAAGAAGTACAACTTCTGCTTTCatgttaattattattgttttttttatgagaaattaaaatctataaacgATGTATTATTTTACTAAAATcgtatattttaaataattatacggACAATTGCAATGGAAAATACTTTTAactatatttcaaaaaaaaaatttactactAACAATATCATCTTTTATAGATAGAATCTTATTAGTAATATAGTCTATAGTTTAGATTCAAATTAAATGGTAATTTTATAGATTGATCAGCATGTTCATACGTTAATCTAGAATAACTCAAATTACCAATGCAAACTTATTATTAACTTCAAAATGTATAATTTTTACTTACCATACAATTATATATGcatgtaaatttattttaaaacgaGGACCATTAATATGGTTAATAATGTTTCTTTTAGTATATTACATttaggtttattttttaatacatCAAAATAgatacaaaatatagaaaattttagaactatcaataatagatattgatagacttctatcgttgacaATGATAGATacataaatttattaatatttattattgataaattataaattttactatatttgttaatatttttgAACAAGTTCCCTAATATTTAtgtattataaaaataaaattgagaaAACGTACCCATTTGTGATttgtttatataataaaataatctatagaaaagtaataaattaaaagtacgtacttttcattttatattt
It includes:
- the LOC103495046 gene encoding putative UDP-glucuronate:xylan alpha-glucuronosyltransferase 4 isoform X2; protein product: MAFFTRKQPLLNSLPQSHSPSSSSSSSSSSSSSSSQNLFKFINKLRRSRSSSLILFFIFLFFILLLCFLFLISFTLLSSNSNSNSTTITNSLREIPTVIDSEFQETIKIGLINISTDDKDEIHDTLHLLGLIENRRSRIETVTIDFDRIEKEFEWERLFPEWIDEDEKYKSSPKCPNIPMPKTEDYSDLNIVVLRIPCKRGILTSRDVFRLQANLAAARVAVASGWVEEEIYRTVYVVFLGECGAMREIFRCDDLVIKDDRTVENVWVYKPEIKRLKQKILLPFGSCQLAPVYARTGREVWRHFMLQKPPKTNSTTTHYHKPKQAYVTILHSSEAYVCGAIALAQSLLQTNTSKDLILLADNSISPNSIQALKDAGWYVMRIDRIRSPFSEKGSYNEWNYSKLRIWQLTMYDKIVFIDADLLVLKNIDQFFALPQLSAAANNKMRFNSGVMIVEPSACLFEELMEKSFELKSYNGGDQGFLNEVFTWWHRLPSRVNYLKIFLKENSENDSDPYAIHYLGLKPWMCYKDYDCNWDMEDHQIFASDSAHAKWWQIYESMPTELQHFCGLTKKMDSRIRKWRRIARNNSTFADAHWKIKITDPRRHRLMDDHAP
- the LOC103495046 gene encoding putative UDP-glucuronate:xylan alpha-glucuronosyltransferase 4 isoform X1, whose product is MAFFTRKQPLLNSLPQSHSPSSSSSSSSSSSSSSSQNLFKFINKLRRSRSSSLILFFIFLFFILLLCFLFLISFTLLSSNSNSNSTTITNSLREIPTVIDSEFQETIKIGLINISTDDKDEIHDTLHLLGLIENRRSRIETVTIDFDRIEKEFEWERLFPEWIDEDEKYKSSPKCPNIPMPKTEDYSDLNIVVLRIPCKRGILTSRDVFRLQANLAAARVAVASGWVEEEIYRTVYVVFLGECGAMREIFRCDDLVIKDDRTVENVWVYKPEIKRLKQKILLPFGSCQLAPVYARTGREVWRHFMLQKPPKTNSTTTHYHKPKQAYVTILHSSEAYVCGAIALAQSLLQTNTSKDLILLADNSISPNSIQALKDAGWYVMRIDRIRSPFSEKGSYNEWNYSKLRIWQLTMYDKIVFIDADLLVLKNIDQFFALPQLSAAANNKMRFNSGVMIVEPSACLFEELMEKSFELKSYNGGDQGFLNEVFTWWHRLPSRVNYLKIFLKENSENDSGTDPYAIHYLGLKPWMCYKDYDCNWDMEDHQIFASDSAHAKWWQIYESMPTELQHFCGLTKKMDSRIRKWRRIARNNSTFADAHWKIKITDPRRHRLMDDHAP